The genomic interval atgatgatgatgaatatgatgacgatgatatttgtgatgataattttaatgatgatgatgatgatgtttgtgatgatgatacttttaatgataataatgatgatgataatgatgatatatgtgatgataataattagataatgatgatgtctACGCTCCTAGGATAGTGAAGGGGTTATCACGAATGCCACTATCCAAATAAGGATCCAATAGCAAACAGTTTTCTCGACTTTCATTGTTTACTagtatcctgtcaaggtattagACGGCCAAATCTGTATTAGTTGTGTTATTTGACCATGGACTTaccacaaaaataaaatcaatcaatcaatcaaccaaaaCTCTACttatttgaacatgtttaaTTATCTTAATAAAATGTCCTTTTTAGTATTGACAATAGGTCGataatgtaaaatgaaatatagcCATACCTTCAACCGGAAACACACCAATCCGAGGACAACATCTGCTACGATTTCGAAACGATCATCGCTTCTGACAAGAGCCTCAAACTCGTGCGCAAGACGGACTTGCTGAAAAATATAAGTAGTCAGAGTCAATAAACGCGGGGTTACAAATGAAATGAAGTAAAATTGGtggaaaatatattgaaattacGTGGCATCGGGTGCAAAAACAAGATAAATTCAGAAGAAATATTCAGGTTCAGCCATGCGCGTATCCAGGAGGTGGCGAAAGTGTCGGCGCACCTCGTAAAATTACCATGTTGCATCATCATGGAAtgccttttatttttgtttgtcaaacaaaataaatttacttcTCGGAAACTtcacatttaatgcaaaatgcgctttattaaaaaaaaaatcgcgtcGCAGCtgatcgcatagtgtgcgctgggctgAAAGCGATTTTACACAATACAAGtcttatttatctttattttaattttgcaaTCTGGTGATCATAACATCCTGTAGTTGTCACACATACCTTTCTCAAGTGCTTCTGAAGTTCCTCAATCCCCAGTAGTCTTAAGACAAACCACATCTTAAGAGGCCTGCATGGACGGGTAAGGTATAGGGACCAGTTCTAcaaaacacaataaaaaagACTGAATGTAAGTATATACATTAGCGAGTTTTCACAATTGCTGCGGGGACGGATTCTATACAACATAGTAAATCTATTAAAAATGCCCGTCAAAGCACAATGAACTCCTTAAAGATCTTTATCGAAAAATTGGCCAACCAAGACAGGAGATCGTCCTATGTTTCGGAGCTAACGAAAACTTGCAAATAATGTTGTTTGTACAGAGTCATTGCTTTGATTTAaagattttcgacaaagacttctttgcCATGAATGCTTTTGACAATTTATTCTCAACGTCCAGAAAGTAGTTGCGAAAATTCTCTATTAATATAATATCGCGCCAAACACCCATTAATCTCCGACAGATCAAGaccaaaaagagagaaaatgtaattttccTAACCCCGTGCACAATGCCATTTGGCGACAccaaagagggagggggggggggggtcatctcCAAGAAAATTACcgaaaaaaataatgtacagtAAATTGTAGGTGTATGCTGTCAGAGTCTTCAGACACCACAGTCAAGCATGCTCTGAATCTCTTTGACTCTTCAAAACTAGAAACAAAATCTCGAAAAGCATTTCCTTGTCCGCCCTTATTAACCCCAACACCCCACCCCCTGTTTAAAAATCATGGTGCCGCCGACTACTGGACACACCCCCTTACATACACCATGAAGACGAAGAGAGAAATCGTATACCTTATAATCGACGGCCTTGTTCTGGTAGTTGTGTTTGAGGTAGATAGGATCATCATCAAACGTACGTTCCATCGCATAGCGGTCTCGAACCCATAGCCCACAGTAGGGTAGGTGGACCCTCATGGCCTTCTGCGGTCCGATGCATATAGAATCGACGTACTGGATCAGAGAGGATAAGAGAGAAggagggatagatagagagagggtgAGAGAAAGTAATAGAGGGGGAGGAGAGATAAAAAGAGATGGTGATAGAGACACGGACAGACAGAGGATAAAGGGAAAGATTTGAAATTCGATTGAATGTAGAACTTTGAATGTGATTTAAATCATCTTAtccaattttatttgatattttgaagatATGTCTTTGGGGATAATTAATTTTGGTTATGCAAGTGTGGGTTCTGCCAAAGTTAAAGCAGTCTCTTTTTCACTCTGATTGGAATGAATGAACGTCTGTTGTCAGAACCGTCGATAGGGGTAGTGTTTTATTCTAAATAATTAGTCATGTATGGTTTTGTAATATTTCGTTGGTCACAAAATGTTTTCGCTCATCATGTCTTTTATGTTCTAAAATCGTCTATCAAgggcggatccaagattttccaaagggggggggggcacattttcccaggtaaatttgacaagcaaaagaaaaagattgacaagcaaaagaaaaagaaaggttttcactaaagaatgaaggtcattttgtcctacgtaaaattttacaagcaaaaaaggggGCGGCAGCATGGgtcggatgtgccccccccctggatctgctaATGACTTCGACTCACGAGGTAAAGCGTAGATTGTACAGATACGTACCCCCTTGTACACCCTCCCTAAAGTTGTAATTCAATCTGAACAAGAACAGTGTAGTGATATGACTTACGAGACAATAAAATTTAATAGGCCTAGGTTGCAATATTTTTTGGGAAAATACAATCTTTCaatgaattattgaattttatttgagaaaatggcgtgtaaaaataaattaagtcAGTCATATAAAAGGATAGTCGATGTAAACTATAATGTTGGAAAGTACAATACAATTTTTGAACCCCACACACTTTTTAATGTTATAGGCCCCACCAGCACGCCAACTTTGATGATAGTTTATAAGACTCTCAACCTACCTGTACGCCATTGATAAGAGGCCTAAATTCTGGGCAAACGCAAAAGCTACCTGCATACGCTGCGTCAACATGAAGCCAAACTTCTTTGCTTTGACCTGAAAAATGTCACACAAATTcggaaaataataaatatgaaataaattgtgCCTGAAAAATATTGTCGACTAATAGCGATATTTTTTTACTCAATTATGTGACCTATTTAACTTGGTGCAAGGCGTTAATTTCTTTACATGGTTAGAGCTGCATGTGTTATTCAATCGCATTTAGACATGGATTGAAAATATAATTGCTGGTAAGTGTTTACCAAAACATACAAAAAGTATTGAGAAGCTAACACTtatgtaaaacaaatataaaccTTACATATTTCTCCGATTTCTTGCAAGTTGTCGAATGCACACGTCGATGTAGTACCGCTTGTTGCACAGACCTGTCTCAGCATGAGAAAGACAATAATTATGGTAATTAGATAAAGATACAAAGATATAACAGATGTTTGGTTTATCAAAATAGAACAGCATTGGACTTGCAATTAAAAACTGATCTTGTGAATCCATATGGGGAGTGACTTTGAGAGAACATCtatgcatttttaaaataaaatttgtaagtGAGAAAGTTACTGCTGGAAAATGTCACTTTTCGTAACGGGACGCTGCACTGTCTACATGATGTGAACGTTACAGTGACAACAAGTAAGGATTTGTTTCCTTTCTTGTTCTGTAAAATCCCCACCCCTTCaatgaaatcaaaatcagaCCAGTCTTCGCTCTTTTCTTAATGGTGAAGTTTACCCTGAAGAatagtttgttgtaaaaaaaacccagaaacaatgataaaaatactGGTGAAGGTTTGGGGAAAATTCAGAAGTTCTGTTTTGTtacgtcatatacgagcagctgcagTGCTGCACCATaatatgttatgtaatgtaacaagcatgaatttcaaattcttaatggttcatgatatttttctttcaggatCGGATGTGAtatgatttgtctgttgatatattTAGAGGTACAATGAAAACCATTTCTATTCCaacattttgagaaaaagatatttcattgatttgttttcaattcacGATACCTCTCGTATgttacgtcacaaatcaaaacttCCCATCaactttttttatctttgattgattttccttaaaccttcaccaatatctttaaatatattttaaactaGTTTTAcgataaactttttgtcagggtgaatttccacTTTAATACTTGGAAATTAATAGTAAAGTACCAGCAAAGGAAAGAGGCCCTCATTTTCCGCTTGTTTTATGGCCTCTTTTAATGTTTCTCCTCGCAGGGATCCCATTTCATCTGTCTGCAAAGTACGAACCCGGATCCCCGTCACAATACCAACGCGCTGGACTGACACATGAGCCTAGGAATGAAAATAGACAATGGACATTATTAATTCAggttttgaaataattatgtacACTCGATCAAAGTAATTCCAGGGCTAGCACCAAAGCATTTTGatagtggggaggggggggggggagtaaatAATAGGGGTAATTAAAAGTTACATGGACATGAATacctctctctttcttatctcttcctttttttaatgcagAGGCCGTACACAATATTATTTGTCATATCAAAACCCTATCCCCAACCCTATCAAATCACATTTTCCGCCATGAAATTATTTCCTGATATCATTTCATTCAAAGTAATCAACTTTCTATCTTTTCcctgtttttctttaaatcaactTACTCGacttattattcattttgtttatcagACATGCCAAACATCATACGTTTTTAAAGAGCAATGCCTCCTTTAGTAGGCCTACTGTTTGTAAATGAGATATCAAACAAATATCAAATAGctatcaaaacaaaatttttattatttactgCCAGCATTACTCAACCAAGTGATATTCTATAACTCATCGGTAACTCATACACCGGTACCTTTATGAAGAAAACTATGTACGATATGCATGCCTCATTTTTCGTTTTATATCAGAAGTAGGGTACAATGAACCGGAAGTAAGTATTATAACACCTCAAATGAATCGAAAGGTGCTTAAGTACCAGCTCGTTAACATCACTTGAAATAACACCACCATTATATACCTGTAAATGTAACAGAAGAGATTTATTTTCTGGTGACGATGTTATTCTTGGGTgctatttcttttcaaatttgtaaGAATTGCTTGTCGAAGCGTCAATTAAACGTTTAATCTGTTATGGGCCAAGCtacacattttttctttaatctaAATAGAAAATGACACAGAGACTGAATAACACATATTACCCACCCCCTTTCACTGAAGGATCCGCCACATTGCTTTAATTACTGCAACGTGTATATTATGACAGGGTTAAACAGTTAAAcaacattgaaaaataaaatctcgATTAAAGTGACTATAGAATTAAACGTTAAACCATTAATAAGGTAATTTTACGTTTTACATTTCTTCATGTTCTTTAAGATGTTTCCTTTTTCGTAATTTTACTCCATTCAAGTTTATAAGGGTAATGATATTACAGAAAAATTCCATCGAAATTCTGGTATAAGAACGCTTATCCGATACCTGATCACTGGTAAAGACGACGAGTTTCGACGTGACGTCATATGGGTTAATGTCAAGATCCTTCCCACGGACCTGGCGGAGCAGTCTCATCTTGGCTGCTGTAAACATCAGTGTTAACGAGCCCGTGTTACTCTCCTGCGATGGTTAGAATAAATGCATGGTATTTTTAATACGTATATGAACATCAATATTTCAAAGTTGGTCATATTTATACGTAAATGCTAGTGCCTACAAATTTATGATTGGGTCTTTTCTCAGTTCAGTTCCTGAAGAATAAGCTTGGATTTTAGTGGTCAATTTTAAAACGTTTCAGCCCCTACAAAAAATGCGATCACATACGccttgaatgaaaaaataaacttctAGAAACACGCCCTTCTGAGGATAAGCAGTGGATGAATTATTAGAAGAAAGTTACATTCCTGGCCGACGAGCCATATTTTCAAAGCTGATCCTAAATAAGTAATTACTGTTCAAGcaacaacagaaaaaaatacTGTCTAAAAGGTAGGTATTTAACGCTGCTGAAGTAGATGACCAGCGAATAAGTAGGACAAAACAAGGGGGgaataaaacaaagaacagtTATGATGGTCGTGTAAGCCCTTTCCCCATCTACACCCACCTGAATAACACCACCACCGGTGTTCCTCTCCGAGCTGAATATGAATTCATCCGGTAGATTGAGCATCTTTCCAAACCAGTCCATCATTCTCATCTCGAGCTCTGTGGAGGCAGGTCCTGATTGCTAAGTGAATACAAGATAATAACATTTGTCTTAatttctctccccctccttACTTTTtgcacccctctctctctcctactttctctctctgttcttctctttctttcttcaatcCATCACAATGCATTTGCTATCCTTTTCTCGTCTTTATACAAACATTCTACTCCcaataatcatatatatatatatatatttttttttttactttataaacacGCCAACTTTTTATGTTATTGACAATATTCGATTCATAATATTTTAGTTCTTTTGTAATGACTTTCTATATTACTACATGTTTATATCATGGACGCAATTTAGTATTATGGACGatatttttagtgttttttaatGAACCATCAGATACTATTTCTGGAAGATGGAGACAAGAAAACTTAGAAATATGAAACGTTCTCTCTTGTCTTCTTCCGTAAGATGTCCCTGATATCGGTTCTTTTAAACTAATTTACAACGCTGAACAAGACGGTTTCTATTCATTCACCGTCTTTATCATCATGATGCATGAATAAAACCTGCTACTTTCCTGTATtgactaatttcattttcaaataatcgCGATTACACAATTCTAGAGTTGAAGGGTATTGCATACACTGTATATTGGAAAATCCACTCTGATGAAATTGCTTTTGATATGCGTGTTGgctaaaagaattaaaaaggagAGGTAGAAATCAACAAAATTGTTACGAATTTTCGCCATGCTATATGCATCTCCCACAGAGAGCACCAACTTAAGCACGAGtgccgttaccatggttacagtgAATAGGGGGCAGCAGCCacctatgttttttttcaaatagcgaaaaattgaaagaataataAAACGAAGGTATAAGGCGAAAAAGACGATAAAAAATagggaaatggaaaaaaagaagagattaTTAATAAGAGAACCCTCCGTGTCAGGATAGATATCTTACCCAGCTAAACGTAGGAGTAGCCAGACTATTCGCAAGCATGTCGCCAACCACTGAAGCCGCCGAAGTCCCTGCCTCGAAATAGGCGTGAAAGTTCGGGTTGTGGAATTGTGTCATCTACGGTAAAACGCAGAAAAAGTTAAGaataaatatacaagttttGACATGTCAAATGTTAAATGTATTAGTCTTAGCAGATgaggaagtggggggggggggtaaacctGCAGTCGCACCCTTAGCACAGTTGCACGAATGCACCTCCTCCATTTGGGTTTCGAtcaatattatacatgtattataccaGTACCAGTTTCCATTTTCGGAAAAAATAcatgcatggccctgggaagcgggttgcttcataggcagcacccccaggtattctggaaaatgtgtaaaaatggaaaaatgtaaccaaaatggcCTTGATATGGtagtaaaacctttttttgtgtAATTCATCggttttttgcttttcaatttttttggacCAATTTGACCTCTAAATTTGTAGTGAAaccttcagttttttttttttttttgcttttcaaatttctctggaCCAAATTGAGCTCCATTTTgcagtgaaaccctttttttttccttttcaaatttatatcaccgcccccaataaaaaaaatcgttcccagtgccCTGAAAACATGTTTGTTCTTTTGGTGTTGTAATTACAAGGATCCGCTTTTATAGCGCTTAATATATCAAAAACGTCTATAGGCCATTTACagattatcattaccccggtcatcggatcctggcatACCCGCATACAATTATAAAGCTCTTCGGTGATACaaagcaaaacatattttatttttttcatagcaAATTCTGTTTGAACATAATAGGtatatattattatgatcataatATAAGCACCTGTTGCTTATAGGGGATACccggtttgtttgtttttttgctgAGCGGCACGGTCTTGTTTTAATGGATTTTGCTTGGTTTAGGCTATTATGTTTTTACTGCATcctgtttgccccccccccccatcgcttCCGTAAAGTTTCGTAAATCCCGTTAAAATTTTCTCCAATTTCCATATCGCAGAAATATGAGAAACATTAGAACTATATAGCTGCCTATTAGTCACACATCCCACGCGTTTGACCCTGATCTTGTTACCCTATCTAcagtgtgtataaaaaaaatttacgcTAAGAAATAATCCtgtgaaattatatatttgtaatatcctgaaactttttccacatttaaacattggtacagatctttttaagcaaatgacgatacaactgtcgaaaaatctttccgcttgagtgagcaccacttacttttgaaaagttcgtgaaaaatgatttgcgcagaacttggaaatagttatatgaataaaagtagacgttAATGATTAAGAACACATGGACTTTAGCCAGGAAGATTGCTTTGAAGATATCAATCaccttttaaatttgtttccttgcccaataCACTTCATAGAGCGCcattgcgccccccccccccacacacaccgaTGCCCTCGTAATGATATCTGCTTTACACGGAGCTGTCattcacatgaaatggcttaggcttgattttctttctgtttattATTGTCCAGCTTGGGagaagtgtggagaaacaattaagtattaaataaaatatgaaatgtaaacccacttcaaaacttagtgaaaaactGCTGGAGATGTCTAAAATAAACTGTTATTTACATTCTGTTATGTCATCaaatccagctggcacaaaaacgGTAAAGGTTGTGCATACCTAgggataaaatgataattttgggtggcaaagttgttacaaaatgtttaaatgtatCTGTTTCATTCCAATAggttaaaaatgcaaaagaaatgtaCCGCACGGTCATTTTGTTTTCGCCTTTTTTCCTTGACAAAGCGTAAAAGGGagcatttctgcgagctttacaaaaatggacagtgctctcACTCAAGTGtgacattctgtcaaaatttttactttcattattttgatagatgagacccaaactcAAGAatacatgtgaaaaaattatcCCAGTATGGTATATTTTTCGATTCCTAGGACGTTTTCAAATtgtaaactttttattaatACTATTTCAAACGTATTCGCTTTATTGACACGTCCAATACACTTCCCTCAAATCATTAAACTGTacagaaaatgtaaaatagGAACCACTTctaaattattgttatttacCTACTACAAGTAAtgcacagtggcgtaacaggcgggggggcagggggggcaagctgccccccctggcggagctcaccgggaaaattaaaaaaaaacgggaaaaagaaaaaaaaaagggggagggaagggaaagggaaaggaaagaaaaaaggggaaagggaaaggaaaagggaaaagaaaactaagaaaaaacataaaaaagggaaaacggaaagataacgggaaaaggaaggaaaaaagaacaattcgccccgatatacaaatacattagcatgattagtaagacagggaaataaattaaagatgacaaaaaggcaaacaaaagcgggaaataaaggcagaatggaattagccaaaatctaaattggaaaataaagaatagggacaaaaTAACGtatacactaccgggctgccgaggattgagataacgagcgggaagaaaaatggatggtatatagcataatgtcgtatgaaagtctatcataaacttgctaaatctccaaaggctctgtccaagagtcaagacccctatatggacccttcctgcattaagctttacgttgaagcactggcgtaccggggggtggttccacagccaaggggaaataaaagaaaataaaggaggcagcgaaatgagatgaatgaaaaaaaaacatatgacatgatatttgctataatgatgtaaaaatctatcacataattaaaatttcatttaaacaggccattttttttctggctcgcttcgctcgctggcgagtttttacaaattttcccacatttgctatggtgtgcccctcacaatatttggatgattacgatataaatatacacgcaatttgattaaaataagtggccatctgtaaggtttaaaatggctttgatatcaagaggttccggggctctgccctggaccccacccataaagcactgttatatggatgagtttggaccatggcccccaaaagttctacaactaaaccaaaacaaatgaagaaagaaaggaaagtgtattatatttttctgaatatcacgttaaaatctatcttcatgttagattctcatgaaaatgagatttttttatctcgctcgctcgggacctatattaagctacttcttgccagaagcgccattctcggccccctcgagcatatagagcttcgccctgatgctcacaatcattacaaaaatcctgttcaccgtggcgtacaaaaaagagagaaaaaagaaaagagaggagggtgaaatgtgatatcatctttttaacattatgtcaaaatctatcacaaaattggatttttgcaataaaaatgtaaaaaaaaattgctcgctcgcttcgctcgttcgcttatatttgcccgatacgccatatcgccccctcaaaattcttgccttatgacgccattgcctgttccatgatatgaccgggaaattttttaCCCttgcccccctggccaccgacccctgttacgccgctggtaATGCAATGCACATTCCATTACACTGTAAactaatattgggtaaaatgtttaccaccacgagggtaattacgcgtcaaaccaatttggggcagtgttttacccaatgcgggaagcatattgtccagtaaggttaaaaaacaaataagcagcaatttactttaaaatgagcaaaattttcatcacactggaaaaaaaaaatgctcaaatgtTGGTTGgactcatacatgtaattaccctcatggagcattttatccaatattttttagagagTACAATACTCCTTTATGAGATAAACAACTCAGTGCCTTCTGAAGAACATGcctactgtatacatgtatataatttagTGCAAAGTGCCGCTTAGGaaaatgctaaaacattccatgCGCTAACATTTCCAAAGCCGTCTTAAAATTGGAACATGTATTACAAACCAAACTATCATGTAAACACGACGTGTCAAATAATGATCGATATCGTTCATTACATGCATGATCTATGCAAATATAACTATCATCTATTCATATTTGAATCTCTGATTCAAAGGAGAAACAGTAGGTTAagacattggcggcggaagccaaacaatttagaggggggggggtccacctgaaattttgggatggacacaggtaaaaaaattgacaagcaaaaaaaaaggttagcaACAAGAATTTAGGTGGGGACGTAGGAAAcaagtttgacaagcaaaaaaaataataataataattaaaaaataaatggttatcaaaaatttaggggggcgtcccccacctcaaatttaggggagggggcaggtccccccgtccccccgcttccgccgcctatgggtAAAAACCCCGAGTGTATTATAAAGGGAAACTCTTTGAACTCTTCGTTATACAATCATCCAAAAGGAATTGAGTGTTTTGCACGCTTTTTGTTTTGCGTTCACACAAGTCATGTATAAGTAATAGAAATTAGAGATCTGTTAGAACATGGCAAAGGGTATAACTCTTAAAGAAGGATTGGCCAAATCACCAATAAGTTGGTGAATATTATGTATCTTCGGCCAAACCgaaaattgtcaaaatcaacTACATTCATTGGTTATCTACCAgacttttaattgatttttacaaatatttctgCTCAGacaccaggcgcggatccagagtTGCAGTTTTAAGGGGTGTTAATTTTTGGCGCGATGTAGCTGTTGTCTTCAATCAGTGCGTTATAAATGTGATTTTATTATCATAGTTTTGAAAACGATGATAAATGGCTTGATTTGGTGCTTCCTATGTAACAAATTCCGTAGTCTCTTTcgccttccttttcttctcctccctttattaaaggacaagtccaccccaacaa from Lytechinus pictus isolate F3 Inbred chromosome 2, Lp3.0, whole genome shotgun sequence carries:
- the LOC129254435 gene encoding aromatic-L-amino-acid decarboxylase-like; its protein translation is MGSPNKLGEYGKDMLEFVEQLWSNLEQHAPVPDVKPGFLLERLPQEAPEKPQPWNDIMADVKNIFVPGMTQFHNPNFHAYFEAGTSAASVVGDMLANSLATPTFSWQSGPASTELEMRMMDWFGKMLNLPDEFIFSSERNTGGGVIQESNTGSLTLMFTAAKMRLLRQVRGKDLDINPYDVTSKLVVFTSDQAHVSVQRVGIVTGIRVRTLQTDEMGSLRGETLKEAIKQAENEGLFPLLVCATSGTTSTCAFDNLQEIGEICQSKEVWLHVDAAYAGSFCVCPEFRPLINGVQYVDSICIGPQKAMRVHLPYCGLWVRDRYAMERTFDDDPIYLKHNYQNKAVDYKNWSLYLTRPCRPLKMWFVLRLLGIEELQKHLRKQVRLAHEFEALVRSDDRFEIVADVVLGLVCFRLKGPDELSKRLLEMVNDQGKIFINFTEYKGRYVIRFPICSAAAESKHMTFAWSIIADAANEVQSEHDHEGLMLINEQTSELIISKDGLREYKENGGINGHFLQIR